Proteins encoded by one window of Anomalospiza imberbis isolate Cuckoo-Finch-1a 21T00152 chromosome 20, ASM3175350v1, whole genome shotgun sequence:
- the ZNHIT3 gene encoding zinc finger HIT domain-containing protein 3 — MRAPGPCAECGAGAAARYRCPRCGSAYCSVPCCRTHRERCAPDARREREREAAGQGSPPAPAGAPQDIPSEEEEQDRVPPQRLRLLGESEELRELLRNPHLRQLLLALERARDKSSLLRQLMREPLFVEFADCCLGIVEPPEEKENVLPE, encoded by the exons ATGCGGGCCCCGGGGCCGTGCGCGGAGTGCGGGGCGGGGGCCGCGGCCCGGTACCGCTGTCCGCGCTGCGGCAGCGCTTA CTGCTCCGTGCCGTGCTGCCGGACCCACCGCG AGCGCTGCGCGCCCGATGCccggcgggagcgggagcgggaggcGGCCGGGCAGGGCTCTCCCCCGGCCCCCGCCGGGGCCCCGCAGGACATCCCgagcgaggaggaggagcaggaccGCGTCCCGCCGCAGAGACTCCGGCTGCTGG gagagtCCGAGGAGCTGCGGGAGCTGCTGCGGAACCCGCACCTGCGGCAGCTGCTGCTCGCCCTGGAGCGGGCTCGGGACAAAAGCTCCCTCCTGAGGCAGCTGATGCGGGAGCCGCTGTTCGTGGAGTTCGCCGACTGCTGCCTGGGCATTGTGGAGCCTCCCGAGGAGAAGGAGAACGTGCTCCCCGAGTGA